The Methylacidimicrobium sp. B4 genome contains a region encoding:
- the polX gene encoding DNA polymerase/3'-5' exonuclease PolX, giving the protein MTKDEATAALEEIATLLELRGENPFKSRAYRAAARAIDSLSEDFESLVREGKLDQLKGVGEGIRAKLQEMVDTGRSGYLEELKRSFPPGVVALLDIPGLGPKKVKILWEKLGIRDLVELEAACRGHQVGTLPGFGSKTEENILAGIEQRRAYASYHRYGDLIGLAEQLVEQLRSDPEVVRVSMGGSFRRGKEIVRDLDLICSSAMPASVMEAFVSSPGVQRIVNHGETKSSVVLEGGLACDLRVVPEEDYPYALLHFTGSKEHNIALRQRAIAQGKKLSEWGLFHESRGHFSEGSEDALPDQEAPGERILCRDEAEIYAQLGLAYIPPELRENLGEIEAAANDRIPRLVEWTDLRGTFHCHTTESDGHSTLDAMAEAAQDLGLEYLGIADHSKSSFQAGGLDEARVERQQEEIRKRNQTFRGFRLLSGTECDILRDGRLDFSDSVLATFDYVVASVHAGFSGSEEEMTRRIIRAMENPYVTMLGHPTGRLLLMRKAYPVNLEKIIDCAAETGTWIELNAQPLRLDLDWRWWHAARDKGVRCVINPDAHHVRELGFVRIGVNIARKGWLRREDVINTLSLKLVEGALRKKRGGGG; this is encoded by the coding sequence ATGACAAAGGACGAGGCTACTGCCGCGCTCGAGGAGATTGCGACGCTGCTCGAGCTGCGGGGGGAAAATCCCTTCAAATCCCGTGCCTACCGAGCTGCGGCGCGGGCCATCGATTCGCTCTCAGAAGATTTCGAGTCGTTGGTTCGGGAAGGAAAGCTCGACCAGCTCAAGGGTGTCGGGGAGGGGATCCGGGCCAAGCTCCAGGAGATGGTCGACACGGGTCGGTCGGGTTATCTCGAAGAGCTCAAGCGCTCGTTCCCGCCGGGGGTGGTTGCACTTCTCGACATTCCCGGGCTTGGACCCAAGAAAGTGAAGATTCTGTGGGAGAAACTGGGGATTCGAGATCTGGTCGAGCTCGAAGCTGCCTGCCGCGGCCACCAGGTCGGCACGCTTCCGGGCTTCGGGTCGAAGACCGAGGAGAACATCCTTGCGGGGATCGAGCAGCGCCGCGCCTACGCTTCCTACCATCGGTATGGGGACCTGATCGGGCTGGCCGAGCAGCTCGTCGAGCAGCTTCGATCCGATCCGGAGGTGGTTCGCGTGAGCATGGGGGGAAGCTTCCGGCGGGGCAAGGAGATCGTCCGGGATCTCGATCTGATCTGCTCTTCGGCCATGCCGGCATCGGTGATGGAGGCATTCGTCTCGTCCCCCGGGGTGCAGCGCATCGTCAATCACGGGGAGACCAAATCGAGCGTCGTCCTGGAAGGCGGGCTCGCCTGCGATCTCCGTGTCGTGCCCGAGGAGGACTATCCGTACGCCCTCCTCCATTTCACCGGGAGCAAGGAGCACAATATCGCCCTGCGGCAGCGCGCGATCGCGCAGGGGAAGAAGCTCTCGGAGTGGGGGCTCTTTCATGAGAGCCGAGGCCACTTTTCTGAGGGCTCGGAGGACGCCCTCCCCGACCAGGAAGCACCGGGAGAACGGATCCTCTGTCGGGACGAAGCGGAGATCTACGCCCAGCTCGGGCTCGCCTACATCCCCCCCGAGCTGCGGGAGAACCTGGGCGAGATCGAAGCGGCCGCGAACGACCGGATTCCTCGCTTGGTGGAGTGGACCGATCTGCGGGGGACCTTTCACTGCCATACCACGGAGAGCGACGGGCATAGCACCCTCGATGCGATGGCCGAGGCGGCGCAGGATCTGGGCCTCGAATACCTGGGAATCGCCGATCATTCGAAGTCCTCATTCCAGGCGGGCGGCCTCGACGAGGCCAGGGTAGAGCGCCAGCAGGAGGAGATTCGCAAGCGCAACCAGACCTTTCGCGGCTTTCGGCTTCTTTCCGGCACGGAGTGCGACATTCTGCGTGACGGTCGGCTCGACTTCTCCGACTCGGTGCTGGCGACCTTTGATTACGTCGTGGCTTCGGTGCATGCCGGGTTTTCCGGGAGCGAGGAGGAGATGACCCGCCGGATCATCCGGGCCATGGAAAACCCCTATGTCACCATGCTGGGCCATCCCACTGGACGGCTCCTCTTGATGCGGAAGGCCTATCCCGTCAATCTGGAAAAGATCATCGACTGCGCGGCTGAGACGGGGACCTGGATCGAGCTCAATGCGCAGCCACTCCGGCTCGATCTCGATTGGCGATGGTGGCACGCGGCGAGGGACAAGGGAGTACGCTGCGTCATCAATCCGGATGCACACCATGTCCGTGAGCTCGGGTTCGTTCGCATTGGCGTAAACATTGCGAGGAAGGGTTGGCTTCGCCGGGAAGACGTGATAAATACACTCTCGCTGAAGCTCGTAGAAGGAGCGTTGAGAAAAAAGCGGGGAGGCGGCGGCTGA
- the hemL gene encoding glutamate-1-semialdehyde 2,1-aminomutase translates to MERRSSASLWQEAQALFPGGVNSPVRSFGSVGGEPFFVRRAEGATLWDEDGRPYIDYVCSWGALPLGHAHPAIQAALREAIAEGTSFGIPSAREVRLGEKIRAAVPSIEKLRMTSSGTEACMTAIRLARGFTGREKILKFAGCYHGHSDSLLVKAGSGALTHGEPDSAGIPRAVAELTLVLPWNDSAAASDLFAREGDRLAAVILEPVPANAGLLPPRDGFLERVRELCARYGVLLIFDEVITGFRLGMGGAQERFAIRPDLTIFGKIMGGGLPAAALGGRADILDRLAPEGDVYQAGTLSGNPLAMAAGLAQIEEMESSGAHDRLERLGTILETEIQELLRRRGERCVQFQRVASLFCLFFAEGPVFSLEQAMGSDRKRFARFFHSLLRQGVFFPPSPFESCFLSTAHSEKEIEMTVAAVDQALEESQ, encoded by the coding sequence GTGGAGCGTCGTTCATCCGCGAGCCTCTGGCAAGAGGCGCAGGCTCTTTTCCCCGGAGGGGTGAACTCCCCGGTCCGGTCCTTTGGCTCCGTAGGGGGGGAGCCCTTTTTCGTGCGGCGCGCGGAAGGGGCGACCCTTTGGGACGAGGACGGCCGTCCTTATATCGATTATGTCTGCTCCTGGGGAGCGCTCCCGCTCGGCCACGCTCATCCCGCGATCCAGGCCGCCCTCCGGGAGGCGATCGCCGAAGGAACGAGCTTCGGGATTCCGAGCGCGCGGGAGGTCCGGCTCGGAGAAAAGATTCGCGCTGCGGTCCCCTCGATTGAAAAGCTGCGCATGACCTCGAGCGGAACCGAAGCCTGCATGACTGCAATCCGCTTGGCTCGCGGCTTCACCGGCCGCGAGAAGATCCTCAAGTTTGCCGGCTGCTACCATGGGCACAGCGATTCCCTTTTGGTGAAGGCGGGGTCCGGAGCCCTCACGCACGGAGAGCCCGATAGCGCCGGCATTCCCCGGGCGGTGGCGGAGCTCACGCTCGTCCTGCCGTGGAACGATAGCGCGGCCGCAAGTGATCTCTTTGCCCGGGAAGGCGATCGGCTCGCCGCGGTCATCCTGGAGCCGGTCCCGGCCAACGCGGGGCTTCTCCCGCCCCGGGACGGATTCCTTGAGCGGGTCAGGGAGCTGTGCGCCCGATATGGCGTGCTGCTTATTTTCGACGAGGTGATCACCGGCTTCCGCCTGGGCATGGGGGGAGCCCAGGAACGCTTTGCGATTCGGCCCGACCTCACGATTTTCGGCAAGATCATGGGCGGCGGCCTGCCCGCGGCCGCCCTGGGTGGCAGGGCGGACATCCTCGACCGGCTGGCCCCGGAGGGCGACGTCTATCAGGCCGGCACCCTGAGCGGGAACCCGCTGGCCATGGCCGCGGGCCTCGCGCAGATCGAGGAGATGGAGAGCAGCGGGGCCCACGACCGGCTCGAGCGGCTGGGGACGATCCTCGAGACGGAAATCCAGGAGCTTCTGCGGCGCCGGGGGGAGAGGTGCGTGCAGTTTCAGCGAGTAGCCTCTCTCTTCTGCCTCTTCTTCGCCGAAGGCCCAGTCTTCTCGCTCGAGCAGGCGATGGGGAGCGATCGGAAGCGATTCGCGCGCTTTTTCCACTCGCTGCTCCGTCAAGGGGTCTTTTTCCCACCTTCCCCCTTCGAAAGCTGCTTTCTCTCCACCGCGCACTCAGAGAAGGAGATCGAGATGACGGTCGCCGCGGTCGACCAAGCCCTGGAAGAATCCCAATGA
- a CDS encoding SpoIVB peptidase S55 domain-containing protein, giving the protein MKHRFLPALLLPLFWLGLAMRAPATGPQESLFPKSQLRPGMRGLTYTVLQGNKIEPLQTEILGIAKDFVGPGLDLIIAKLVDSKTATTGAVHGMSGSPLYIDGKLVGALSRRIASFEKDGHCGFTPIEDMLRVEQEPAPEPVRPLPTPLHDAWHWAGPLPLRGLALRADYLGIPLSVGGLNPKVVSRFLEAIGLRGTPVLAVPGGGTTTVAGGGSALEPGAPLAAVMMTGDINISGTGTLTWRNGNRVLAFGHPMFGFGKSDLPMAAAEVVTTVPSYETPYKLTNVGRVVGTILEDRLSAIGGEVGQMPRLASYRIERLHRGRPLPVLRGEFVSHPLLTPLLVNLAMGQIFSATDSFGRSFTLSVDGLVHFRNLPALHLRGIYSGEDGDLATAILEMVQPLQLLFQQPWVEPVVESLELKTASTEEEANWGIERASVDNPRSPSGGTIWVNVVLQERHGRRLTRRVPLRLPEGLHDQPVAIRIASGHALDMRALLRKVPSAESAEELIALLNDQHPNDTLYVQAITESSGLVSEASDLPALPPTVRATLSPSTSSKQADPWNELVWSEQSLSVPGVVNGEQLVRIDVR; this is encoded by the coding sequence ATGAAGCATCGGTTCCTTCCCGCTCTCCTTCTCCCGCTTTTCTGGCTGGGCCTTGCCATGAGAGCCCCGGCGACCGGTCCGCAGGAATCGCTCTTCCCTAAGAGCCAGCTCCGTCCGGGCATGCGCGGCCTCACCTACACGGTCCTGCAAGGCAACAAGATCGAACCGCTCCAGACTGAAATCCTGGGCATTGCCAAGGATTTCGTCGGCCCGGGGCTTGACTTGATCATTGCCAAGCTTGTCGATTCCAAGACGGCAACGACGGGCGCGGTGCATGGCATGAGCGGGAGTCCTCTCTACATTGATGGCAAGCTCGTGGGCGCGCTTTCGCGGCGGATTGCCTCTTTTGAGAAGGACGGCCATTGCGGCTTTACCCCGATTGAGGACATGTTGCGTGTCGAGCAGGAGCCGGCTCCGGAGCCCGTCCGTCCCTTGCCGACCCCATTGCACGACGCCTGGCACTGGGCGGGACCGCTTCCCCTGCGGGGTCTGGCGCTCCGCGCCGACTATTTGGGGATCCCGCTCTCGGTTGGAGGTCTCAACCCGAAGGTAGTGTCCCGCTTCCTGGAAGCGATCGGCCTCCGGGGAACGCCGGTGCTCGCCGTGCCGGGCGGGGGGACGACGACCGTCGCGGGCGGCGGCTCCGCCTTGGAGCCGGGGGCGCCGCTGGCCGCAGTCATGATGACAGGAGACATCAACATCTCGGGAACCGGGACCCTCACCTGGCGCAACGGCAATCGGGTCCTCGCCTTCGGTCACCCGATGTTCGGTTTCGGCAAGAGCGATCTCCCCATGGCTGCAGCAGAGGTGGTGACGACCGTGCCGAGCTATGAGACGCCCTACAAGCTCACCAACGTGGGAAGAGTCGTCGGGACGATCCTGGAAGACCGGCTTTCCGCCATCGGAGGGGAGGTCGGGCAGATGCCGAGGCTGGCGTCCTATCGGATCGAGCGCCTCCACCGGGGCCGCCCATTGCCCGTGCTGCGGGGAGAGTTTGTCTCGCATCCGCTCTTGACCCCACTCCTGGTGAACCTCGCCATGGGCCAGATCTTTTCGGCGACCGACAGCTTCGGCCGCAGCTTCACCCTCTCGGTAGACGGCCTGGTCCATTTTCGCAACCTCCCCGCACTCCATCTGCGAGGGATCTACTCCGGCGAAGACGGAGATCTGGCGACGGCGATCCTCGAAATGGTGCAGCCGCTGCAGCTGCTCTTTCAACAGCCTTGGGTCGAGCCGGTCGTCGAGTCGCTCGAGCTGAAGACCGCGTCTACGGAGGAGGAAGCGAACTGGGGAATCGAAAGAGCCTCGGTGGACAACCCGCGATCTCCTTCCGGAGGAACGATCTGGGTCAACGTGGTCCTACAGGAGCGACATGGCCGCCGACTCACGCGGAGAGTGCCGCTCCGCCTCCCGGAGGGACTCCACGATCAGCCCGTGGCGATCCGCATCGCGTCCGGACACGCGCTCGACATGCGGGCCCTTCTGCGCAAGGTTCCCTCGGCAGAAAGCGCCGAGGAGCTCATCGCCTTGCTCAACGACCAGCATCCGAACGACACGCTCTACGTGCAAGCGATCACCGAATCCTCGGGGCTCGTCTCGGAAGCCAGCGACCTGCCCGCCCTCCCCCCGACGGTTCGGGCGACCCTTTCTCCCTCCACCTCTTCCAAGCAGGCCGATCCCTGGAACGAGCTGGTCTGGTCCGAGCAGTCCCTTTCGGTCCCGGGAGTCGTCAACGGCGAGCAGCTTGTCCGAATCGACGTGCGGTGA
- a CDS encoding cytochrome-c peroxidase — protein sequence MNGKRLILCAFVLTHQYIVGSVIGQTVDPDQAKQIFGVLPHVAENPQNPVTPEKVALGKSLYFDRRLSKSSSISCASCHDLTMAGVDGLSTSLGYRWQLGPRNAPTVLNAALEFTQFWDGRAKDVEEQAKGPILNPKEMAATKELVLQRLKSIPEYVDAFHKAFPEEKEPLTYDNTAKAIAAFERTLLTPSRFDQYIAGNASALSEQERQGLSTFVSVGCTTCHNGVGVGGGSFQKFGVIHKPDWLKDLGRYEVTKNDADKYVFKVPSLRNVALTAPYFNDGSVWSLEEAVKTMAYAQLGRTLSEAEVKNIAAFLHALSADPAFVVSPPTLPPSSLSTPKPMP from the coding sequence ATGAACGGGAAGCGTCTGATTCTTTGTGCTTTCGTTTTGACCCATCAGTACATCGTCGGCTCGGTAATCGGGCAAACGGTCGATCCCGATCAGGCCAAGCAGATCTTCGGCGTGCTGCCCCACGTGGCAGAAAATCCGCAGAACCCCGTGACTCCGGAAAAGGTCGCCTTGGGAAAGTCGCTCTATTTCGACCGGCGGCTCTCCAAGAGCAGCTCGATCAGTTGCGCCAGCTGCCATGACCTGACCATGGCCGGAGTCGACGGACTCTCCACCTCGCTTGGCTACCGCTGGCAGCTCGGCCCTCGTAATGCCCCTACCGTCCTGAACGCCGCCTTGGAGTTTACGCAATTCTGGGACGGCCGGGCCAAGGATGTGGAGGAGCAGGCCAAGGGCCCGATCCTCAATCCCAAGGAGATGGCGGCGACGAAAGAGCTGGTCCTGCAGCGGCTCAAGAGCATTCCGGAATATGTCGATGCCTTTCACAAGGCCTTCCCGGAAGAGAAGGAGCCTCTCACCTACGACAACACCGCGAAGGCCATTGCCGCGTTCGAGCGGACCCTGCTGACCCCCTCTCGCTTTGACCAGTACATCGCCGGTAACGCCTCCGCCCTCAGCGAGCAGGAACGTCAGGGGCTAAGCACCTTCGTGAGCGTCGGCTGCACTACCTGCCACAACGGAGTCGGAGTCGGCGGAGGAAGCTTTCAGAAATTCGGCGTAATCCACAAGCCAGATTGGCTCAAGGACTTGGGGAGGTATGAGGTAACCAAGAACGACGCGGACAAATATGTCTTCAAGGTACCATCGCTTCGCAACGTCGCCCTGACCGCCCCCTATTTCAACGACGGCTCGGTCTGGAGCCTGGAAGAAGCCGTCAAGACGATGGCCTATGCGCAATTGGGCCGCACGCTTTCGGAGGCGGAGGTCAAGAACATCGCAGCCTTCCTGCACGCCCTCTCGGCGGATCCCGCCTTCGTCGTCTCGCCCCCGACGCTGCCCCCCTCTTCCCTCTCGACGCCAAAGCCGATGCCGTAA
- a CDS encoding WD40 repeat domain-containing protein, producing the protein MPPLFRRKTLPRFATALAWLVCAGQGFAIHPQRIVLDTYSDFALGTAEGVTVCDAGLLQPAPSVELMARLPADQLWTILPEGGGSVLVATSPEAKIFRIGQHREATLLASFREHQLYAMARGPKGELFAATSPNGKIYLVPEKGAPVVYFDPKEKYIWSLLFDRDGILYAGTGTGGKIYRVEGPQKGSLFCTTGETHVRCLAWERPGVLLAGSAPRGLLLRVLPGGRAVALADSEREEVNQIVVSSDGSVFFSAVGIRHAPRAPGSSPEPGAAATDLGTSPPEAAEFEEPQREPGRGLPLGMIKIAAPAPLSQIWMIDRSLVPRTIWGSREVLFSLLQAPLGLLAGTNGDGYLYRISPEGRSDRFLKIDAPSVQVAVATRSQELLLGASNPARVFLAGGAPRSAGLYRSAPLDAGNFARWGRLLVEKTGAVEVRTRTGNSAKPDGSWYEWLPAPDGRCQNPPGRYFQFELGLAQGSSVNRVQAVFLPYNLPPKIEKLQILPPGVAYSELPPPPTPFQARTLDQLLAQEEKPEPMDIFPPMPPRYQAKEARGLRTAVWKAEDLDGDDLRYSVFYRNEKESSWHLLVKDWEEELFSWDTSGWPDGRYLLKIEASDARDNAPGEGLTGSLNSRSFLVDNTPPRIRILSSGEGKLRFRVSEDASGIQTVQISRDGREFLPIPPLDGILDSEEEEFETALAKGETLFIRAEDEAGNVASASSASR; encoded by the coding sequence TTGCCGCCCCTCTTCCGTCGCAAGACTCTCCCCCGGTTTGCCACCGCCCTAGCGTGGCTTGTCTGCGCCGGGCAGGGCTTCGCCATTCATCCGCAGCGGATCGTCCTCGACACTTATTCGGACTTTGCGCTGGGCACCGCCGAGGGCGTGACTGTCTGCGATGCGGGCCTCCTGCAGCCCGCACCCTCGGTCGAGCTGATGGCGAGGCTGCCCGCCGACCAGCTTTGGACGATTCTCCCGGAAGGCGGCGGGTCGGTGCTCGTGGCCACCTCTCCCGAGGCAAAGATCTTCCGCATCGGACAACATCGGGAGGCGACGCTTCTGGCATCCTTCCGCGAGCACCAGCTCTACGCGATGGCCCGCGGCCCAAAGGGTGAGCTTTTTGCGGCGACATCCCCCAATGGCAAGATCTACCTCGTCCCCGAGAAAGGGGCGCCGGTCGTCTACTTCGATCCCAAGGAAAAGTACATCTGGTCGCTTCTTTTCGATCGTGACGGCATCCTCTATGCCGGAACCGGCACCGGCGGGAAGATCTATCGCGTCGAGGGGCCGCAAAAGGGAAGCCTCTTCTGCACCACCGGGGAGACGCATGTCCGCTGCCTCGCTTGGGAAAGACCGGGAGTGCTGCTCGCAGGCAGCGCGCCGCGCGGGCTTCTTCTCCGCGTCCTGCCCGGGGGACGGGCCGTAGCTCTTGCCGACAGCGAGAGAGAAGAGGTCAACCAGATCGTCGTCTCCTCCGACGGCTCCGTCTTCTTTTCCGCCGTCGGGATCCGCCATGCTCCCCGGGCTCCGGGGAGCTCCCCGGAGCCCGGCGCCGCTGCAACCGACCTCGGCACATCTCCCCCGGAAGCTGCCGAATTCGAAGAGCCGCAGCGGGAACCGGGCCGTGGGCTCCCGCTTGGGATGATCAAGATTGCTGCGCCCGCGCCTCTCTCCCAGATCTGGATGATCGATCGATCCCTCGTTCCCCGGACGATTTGGGGGAGTCGCGAGGTCCTCTTCTCTCTCCTCCAGGCTCCGCTCGGCCTTTTGGCCGGGACGAACGGCGACGGTTATCTCTACCGGATCAGTCCGGAAGGGAGGAGCGATCGTTTCCTCAAGATCGACGCTCCCTCTGTTCAGGTTGCCGTAGCCACTCGCTCGCAAGAGCTCCTTCTGGGCGCCAGCAACCCCGCTCGCGTCTTTCTGGCGGGCGGAGCTCCCCGGTCCGCAGGTCTCTACCGCTCCGCTCCCCTTGACGCCGGGAATTTCGCCCGGTGGGGGCGCTTGCTCGTCGAAAAAACGGGCGCGGTAGAAGTTCGGACGCGAACGGGGAACAGCGCAAAGCCAGATGGCTCCTGGTACGAATGGCTTCCGGCTCCCGATGGCCGCTGCCAGAACCCACCGGGCCGCTATTTTCAGTTCGAGCTCGGGCTGGCCCAGGGGAGCTCGGTCAATCGCGTCCAAGCGGTCTTTTTGCCCTATAACCTGCCCCCGAAGATCGAGAAGCTCCAAATTCTTCCGCCGGGAGTCGCCTACTCGGAGCTGCCGCCCCCTCCCACTCCGTTCCAGGCGCGCACGCTCGATCAACTGCTTGCCCAGGAAGAGAAGCCCGAGCCGATGGACATCTTCCCTCCCATGCCTCCCCGCTATCAGGCGAAGGAAGCCCGCGGGCTCCGCACCGCCGTTTGGAAAGCGGAGGATCTGGACGGCGACGACCTCCGTTATTCGGTCTTCTATCGAAACGAAAAGGAAAGCTCGTGGCATCTCCTCGTCAAGGATTGGGAGGAGGAGCTCTTCAGCTGGGACACATCCGGATGGCCCGATGGCCGCTATCTCCTCAAGATCGAAGCTTCCGATGCTCGGGACAATGCGCCGGGAGAGGGGCTCACCGGCTCCCTCAACAGCCGCTCGTTCCTCGTCGACAATACGCCGCCGCGCATCCGCATCCTCTCATCGGGGGAGGGAAAGCTCCGCTTCCGCGTGAGCGAGGACGCGAGCGGGATCCAAACGGTCCAGATTTCGCGCGACGGCCGCGAATTCTTGCCGATTCCGCCGCTCGACGGGATCCTCGATTCCGAAGAGGAGGAGTTTGAAACGGCCCTCGCAAAAGGGGAAACCCTCTTCATCCGCGCGGAGGACGAAGCCGGGAACGTCGCGAGCGCCTCCTCAGCGAGCAGATGA
- the ftsH gene encoding ATP-dependent zinc metalloprotease FtsH, producing the protein MALTPTQFPERNKHARGKKNDSPLRDQKGSGDGKWKGLVFFLLVAFVFSALLYFVGAGPTPTIEGKTLPQLVRLLDQKQVKSIAFVRDTSNGQTYLEGRYVKPSPDSPGGMALVPFRTIVDLDFNRDLHDLLAARGFPEVDIRVVHNFWGQALLSILPFLLFILALYLLFRQQIRMAGKTAFSFGKSRVRLLSGEKTKITFQDVAGIEEAKQEVQEIVEFLKDPKRFQKLGGRIPKGVLMVGPPGTGKTLLAKAIAGEADVPFFSISGSDFVEMFVGVGASRVRDMFEQSRRHAPCIVFIDEIDAVGRSRGTGLGGGHDEREQTLNALLVEMDGIESQEGVIVIAATNRKDVLDAALLRPGRFDREVRVNLPDIRGREEVLKVHSTKVKLSNEADLHSLARGTAGFSGAELANLINEAALLAAGRGKESIGQPELEEARDKVRWGRERKSLAMSEEEKRITAFHEAGHALLNVLLEHTDPLHKVSIIPRGPALGVTMMLPASDRYNTRKKELLDSLCVAMGGRVAEEVFLGDISSGASGDIRQATWYARRMVCEWGMSEKLGMVHYADDPTMTFLGRDLGMSRAYSEATAEAIDGEVKQLIQDAYQRAKDLIIANRTQVEALAKALLDYETLDARQAEEIIRTGRLASPPPRPTPPSNALPAAAGNVAPAPAPGEKAAGGLLPGLEGSPA; encoded by the coding sequence ATGGCGTTGACGCCGACCCAGTTTCCGGAAAGAAACAAGCACGCTCGAGGCAAGAAGAACGACTCCCCGCTGCGGGACCAGAAAGGCTCGGGAGACGGCAAATGGAAGGGGTTGGTCTTCTTCCTTCTGGTCGCCTTCGTCTTTTCCGCGCTGCTCTACTTCGTGGGCGCGGGGCCGACCCCGACGATCGAGGGCAAGACGCTGCCGCAGCTCGTCCGGCTCCTCGACCAGAAGCAAGTGAAGTCGATCGCCTTCGTCCGTGACACTTCGAACGGACAAACCTATCTGGAAGGGCGCTACGTCAAGCCCTCGCCCGACTCGCCGGGGGGGATGGCTCTCGTCCCGTTTCGAACGATCGTCGATCTCGATTTCAACCGGGATCTTCACGATCTTCTTGCCGCCAGGGGGTTCCCGGAGGTTGACATCCGGGTCGTCCATAATTTTTGGGGCCAGGCGCTGCTGAGCATCCTGCCCTTTCTGCTCTTCATCCTGGCTCTCTACTTGCTCTTCCGGCAGCAGATCCGGATGGCGGGGAAGACCGCCTTCAGCTTCGGGAAGAGCCGTGTGCGGCTCCTCTCCGGGGAAAAGACCAAGATTACCTTTCAGGACGTGGCAGGGATCGAGGAAGCCAAGCAGGAGGTGCAGGAGATCGTGGAGTTCCTCAAGGATCCGAAGCGGTTCCAGAAGCTGGGCGGACGGATTCCCAAGGGCGTCCTGATGGTCGGGCCTCCCGGAACGGGGAAGACTCTGCTCGCCAAGGCGATCGCGGGCGAGGCCGATGTGCCCTTCTTCAGCATCAGCGGCTCTGACTTTGTGGAGATGTTCGTCGGGGTGGGCGCTTCGCGGGTCCGGGACATGTTCGAGCAGTCCCGGCGCCATGCTCCCTGCATCGTCTTCATCGATGAGATCGATGCGGTGGGACGGAGCCGGGGCACCGGCTTGGGCGGAGGCCACGACGAGCGCGAGCAGACGCTCAACGCCTTGCTGGTCGAAATGGATGGGATCGAATCCCAGGAAGGGGTTATTGTCATCGCCGCGACCAACCGGAAGGACGTGCTCGATGCGGCTCTCCTCCGCCCCGGCCGGTTCGACCGGGAAGTGCGCGTCAACCTGCCGGACATTCGGGGACGCGAAGAGGTCCTCAAGGTCCACTCGACCAAGGTGAAGCTCTCGAATGAGGCCGATCTTCATTCCCTGGCCAGAGGCACCGCCGGCTTTTCAGGAGCGGAGCTCGCCAACTTGATCAACGAAGCGGCCCTCTTGGCGGCCGGAAGGGGGAAGGAGTCGATCGGGCAGCCGGAACTGGAAGAGGCTCGGGACAAGGTGCGCTGGGGGCGCGAGCGCAAGAGCTTGGCAATGAGCGAGGAGGAGAAGCGGATCACCGCCTTCCACGAGGCGGGCCATGCGCTCCTCAACGTGCTGCTGGAGCATACCGACCCGCTGCATAAGGTGAGCATCATTCCGCGGGGGCCGGCCCTAGGGGTCACGATGATGCTGCCGGCAAGCGATCGATACAACACGAGGAAGAAGGAGCTTCTCGACAGCCTCTGCGTTGCAATGGGGGGGCGAGTGGCGGAGGAGGTCTTCCTGGGCGACATCTCCAGTGGAGCGAGCGGTGACATCCGGCAGGCTACCTGGTATGCCCGCCGGATGGTGTGCGAGTGGGGCATGAGCGAGAAGCTGGGCATGGTCCACTATGCGGACGATCCGACCATGACTTTCCTGGGGCGGGACCTGGGCATGTCGAGGGCCTACAGCGAGGCGACCGCCGAAGCCATCGACGGGGAGGTCAAGCAGCTGATCCAGGATGCCTATCAGCGTGCGAAGGATCTGATCATTGCGAATCGCACGCAGGTGGAGGCGCTGGCGAAGGCGCTCCTCGACTACGAAACCTTGGATGCCCGGCAAGCGGAAGAGATTATCCGGACCGGACGCCTGGCTTCTCCCCCGCCGCGGCCGACCCCTCCCAGCAACGCCCTGCCAGCTGCTGCCGGAAACGTTGCCCCTGCTCCGGCCCCCGGAGAGAAGGCTGCGGGAGGTCTTTTGCCCGGGTTGGAAGGGTCGCCCGCCTGA